In Malus sylvestris chromosome 2, drMalSylv7.2, whole genome shotgun sequence, the genomic stretch CCTGCACTGCCTCATCCATAACCACAACTTTCCCGGTTAGTAGCTCAAGCAATATCACCCCAAATGAGTACACATCCCACTTTGGGTTCGGCTTCAGGCTCCGAAGCGATTCGGGGCAATGATAAGGCGATGTACCCATAGAGCTAGGGCTTGGACTTGGGCCTGGACTAGGCCCAAGTGCAAAATCCTGAAAGCTATCCCGTGAAGCAGTTGATCTCTTGCTTCCGAAATTTCTTATCGAGCTTCCGATTTTGTAACTTGTGTCGCCGGACAAAAGTCTCTCAAGTCCAAAATCACCAATTCGGGGCTCCATGTCTGTGTCCAAGAGAATGTTGGTCGGCTTGAGATTCCCGTGGACGTGCTTCTTTTCGTGGAGGTACGCAAGCCCACGGGCAACCCCCTTCGCTATCTTGAGCCTCGCTTCCCACGGTAGATGACAAGGCGACGAACCCACCTTCCCTGAAATTTTTAGGACACATAATTAGTATCAAATTTCAATCATGATATATAGTAccaaatttggaaaaaaaaatcttattcaCAAAGTCATTTATTAGATAATAAGGGGGATTCTTTCAAAAGTAAGACAGTGAGACTTTACATAATTATCTGTCTGTCTCATATTtatagtataatattttataatgttagcacGATAAATAACATTTATAGGTACTAAAGAAGCAAAAATCATTGGCTGTTATTATCATGTGAGTTaaattaggggtgtgctatACACATACcacattttacttctcacacattccttgataatttatgtcagttgattttcttcaattcatccaattcaatggccgaaaattaaaaagatgtgtgagaagtaaaataaggtGTGTAGATATCTCATCCTTAAATTATTGTGTGGAAGCATCACTATCGGAAGACTTGAATGCATCAAAAATCAAATATTCAGTTATACCTAACTCACCGTCGGAGGAGAAAATTTTTAGTGTGATTGTTACACCGTGGTGGTTGGTTTTCAGTGCACGTTAGCGAAACCCGATACTATTTCACTAACATGCACATGCACAAAACCCAGAGGAAAAACAGAGGGAAACAGAGGAAAACAGAGAGAACTCACTGTAACGTGCGTTTGCGAGGCTGCCATTTGGAACGAAATCATAGATGATGAGCTTCTCGTCGACTCCCCAATAGAACCCACGAATTCGAACCAGGTTCGGGTGGACCAGTTTGGCCACAAGCTTGATTTGGTTCTCGAAATCCTTGAACCGGTCCACACTCTGCTCCCCAATCCTCCGAACCGCCAACGAGCTTCCGTCTTCGAGCACCGCCTTGTACATTATGCTCGAACCAGTGGCGCCCAGAATGTACGCCGAAGCTTTGAGTAGCGTCTCGAGTTCTAGCTCCTTTGCGCCGTCGACGGTCACCAAGGTCCCGCCTTTGCTCTGTTCCTGCTCTTGCTGCCGTTTGCTTTCGTTACCCTTTTGCGGATTCTGCTCTGTCTGATGTTCTTCGGAGTCGGAGGCTGTCGTGTCGGAGCTGTCTTCGTCTTCGCCTCTCTTTCTCAGGCACGACCATCTGGTGAACCCTTTCGATTCCGACGAGGAAGACGACCAGTCGTTGACTACCGGCGTTGAATTTGTATTAGCTTCTTTCTTGAGCGTTGCTGTGATCTCGGCCTTGgtgctcttcttcttcttcaatctgTATATGTACAGGAAAACGAGAGCGAGGATTCCGATTCCCGCTATGTCACCGGCGACTATTCCGACAATGGCGGCTGGTCTCAGCCCGGTCTGGCTTTGTTGCGAATGCCCATTTTTCGATCTCGGCGAACTGGCTTCTGGGTTCCTGGGAATTGCAGCAAATGCTGGAGGAGAATTCGGAGACGAAGCATTGGgtgaagaggaaggagaagaaggaatcgGACATGGGTTCTTAGTAGGTGGGCCACACAGATCAGGATTGCCGGTAAAAGACCCAGTTTCTTGGTTCAAGAACACCTGAGTTTCCGGGACTTCGCCGGTAAGATTGTTGAAAGATAGGTCGGTTTTGGCGTTACCTGGAATTTTCTCGGAAAATTCAGGCGGGATTTTCCCGGAAAGTCCGTTGTGGGAGACGTTGAAGTAACTCAGACTGTTGCCGCCAAAATCAGACGGCAGAGAGCCATTGATCAGATTCGAAGACAGATCCAAAACCTGAACGGATTCGAACCCGCTCGGAAGACCGCCTGAGAAGTAATTATCCTTCAAAGAAATGCTCGTTAGAGAGTGCAGAGAAGATAGATTGGTGGGCAATTTTCCCGCCAAGGCATTGTCGGAGAGGTTGAGACTCTGGAGGTTGGTCAGCTGCGACACCGTGTCCGGCAGCTCCCCGGAGATCAAATTGTACGACAAATCAAGAACCCGAAGCTCCGTGGCGTTGAAGAGCGACTGTGGGAGCGAACCGTTGAGGGAATTGTTGGAAAGATCGAGACTTTGAAGGTGTTCGATCATGCCAAGTTTGGCAGGGATCGAACCCAGAAGCTGAGAGTTGGGAAGATTTAAACTTACCACTCGTTGGTAGTTTTCCGACGAGTTCGTTGGCTGCGGCGCGCAAACGACGCCTCTCCATGAACATGGCGTCTCGTCGCACGAATTCCAGGTGGCAAGAACGGACTGAGGGTCACGGAGGATAGAGAACTTGAAAGAAAGTAACAGAAGTCCATCTCTGTCGAGACCAAAAGATTGGACcgggaggagaagaagaaagcatATGAAAAAATGGAGGCTTTGGGAGCTCATGATGTTTTTGCACTGGAATCCCACATTTCTCTATCTAGAAAAACACactagagagagaggagagagaggagtgaGATTCATGGGAAAAGTGAGGCCTGTGAGAGGGAGGAATTGTTAAATATTATAGGGAAAAGTAGGTGTTGGGATGAACAGCTCACAAGGTTGGTACCAATATGCTCTCTGTTTTTCGCAACAGCTGATGATCTGCTTCTGCAGCTGCAGATATATAAAATTTAAGTGCTTTTctggaaattgatttaagtgCCTTCACCGTTTGGAGATTGCCTCATCTCTCTGCCAAGCTCaacatttaagaaaaaaaaatcttagaagaaaaaaaagagaaacaaaaaattatggAGGTGAAGTGAATAGCATCTTTTGCTACATGACATGTAGGTGGAGTTTGGGAGGTGCAGAagcttttctccttttagattgaCTGTACAAAACCATTTGttcttattttaattaggtttttGGATTATTAAACTGCTGCTGCCAGTTTAACGCTCGAGTAAAATAGGCTAGCAACCTAAATAGTGGCGTTATCATGATTTTCAAATAATAAGAACATAAtatcaatcaatttttttttattgagctATATCATATAGCACTTAGTAGACACATGTCAATTATTGTCAACATATGTCGACAACTACTATTATTTGTAAAGACTTAGCGAGGATAGATGCAGAATACTGTAAAGTAATGTTAAAACTGCCAATGCTTTGGTCCAATTTGATTTGTTCAACTAAAGAATTTTATAAAAGGATAAAGAAATGGAAGACAAATACGATAGAAGAAAGTAGGAGGAGGaagttgtaatttagtttgtctTAGCTGTTTATAGAAGTCCTATATAAGATACAAACATATATACGTGGGGTTTTTTAAGTTGTTGAGATCAATGACAACTAATGATCCCATGTTGGCTCATCGCTGAACCTAAATCTCCCAAATGACAGGTGTCAATATGGTACATAAACTTTTGCACATCTCACTCTACATTCTATCTTGCATTGAGCCGGACCGCAAGATATATGGTAGGGATTTTGGGTAACGATTCTCACACGTACTAACATAAAAAACTCGACTTTTTAAGCTAAATTCTAATAAACTACGAAATTTATTTTGAGTAACGATAATCTCATATGTACTAAGATGAAAACTCCATGTATTGTGTCATACTCTGAAACATAATGTACGAAATTTATTGTGAGTAACGATTCTCAATTTCTCATACATACTAATATGAAACCATGACACATCTAAAATATAAAGCACACAATTCATTTTGAGTAACGATTCTCATTCATTCGTACTAATGTAGTCGACACGTTGAGCTGAACTCTGAAATATAAATAGGCACTAAATTCACTATGAACATTGATTCAAATATCTACCGACGTCCCTTCACAAACATATTGAGAAGTTCTGGTACAATTTTGACTGGTAGCCAAGTATATACGGATGGAGGGTACCAGGGTGAAAAGGTTTTACTTTTTCACAATTCAACGTTATCAAGGGTAGTAAACCAACCACATTTATTAACATAGTTACAACTTACAATAATATAGGTTATTCTTGGGGAGAGATTACAGCTCTCATCAcgtaataaaattttctttccagttatatataataatttttctAATGATACTCAAGCGTCGAGGCTCTATGAGGAGAGCGAATTGCAATAGAAGGGTTTTCCATCAAGCGGCATTTTGAGTTCAATATGTAAAGTTATGTAAAGTCACGTGAAGAGAAACTTACATATAATACTGTATTATTAGTTCAAAACATAACAATAACAGTAAATTCATTTCAGATAATTTAGCTATTCGAGGCACAAACTTTAAACGAACAATTGATGACAATAATGCAAAAGAAGTCTTTGAAATCATTTCTGGTAGCTCCAAGCTGTCCACATTTTAATGATGAACAGGCTCAGCCAGACCACCACATCTCTTTGTGGGACTACTTTCTGAAATACCAAACCAAGGCTGTAAACTTGGCATGGAATTTATAACTATATTGGCACCAAGCTATACTTGGGTCTGCGTTTTAGTCCTCCACTGCACTAAGGAAGCTACTTCAATCGAGTATTAATCCGAAAGCTAATTAATCTTTACCACGCAGATGCATTAAGCAATCTCAGCCATCTCCATCTAATCTTTTTTAGAATTAACTTGACTCCTCATTTGAGGTGAAATTCCTTCTTAAAGTATTCGTAATTGTTTTATAGAACTTCATACTTATGATCAGAACAGTTCATAATATAAATCAGATGTAAAGTTCATCtctacaaaatataaataaaatatgagatCATTTGGTTTTTGAAATGTATATACAAATAGATGGTATGAATTGATAAAAACATTATAAACCCTCTATCTATTTACTACAGttgattaattaaattacattagttctaattaattttttagtgaGATTATCTTTAGAaagtaatttataatataaacgatTCTAATTAACTATAAGAACAAAATTCTATAAATCAgctaaaaaaatgttttgaagaaAGTTCCTCCTCACCATGGAGAAGCCAagcattattaattttttattacctgttttcttctttctaaaATTGTTAAGTACGAGGACAACTTCATTTACTGACTACCTTGGCTTTTTATGGaaaaaattaatcaacaaaTTAGAGTAGGTGATCCGTATCatatttaactaattaatcCCAGATGCAAAAGTCTAAAGTGCGTGCTTTCAGATTAGGGTTATATATATGGTCCCATTTTCTTACGTATCTCTGTTGTATTAAGAAATGCTCCTTTTGCTCCTTGAACTTTAAGATCCCTATCTCTTTTATACATACAAAGAATAAAGGgaaatttaacgaaaaatttatgatattgtttactttaacgaaaaatcatatttttacattaaaaattcaatcatgatactattcattttaccttttattttttttattgttaaaactcaaaactttcttacttttttcattaattttcctaagAATAAAATGTGTCGAAAAGCTCCCACAGCATTGAGCTTTTTCTTTATTATGTTAAAATGCAAGCAACTTATACTACAGTAGAAAAACTGTTGAAGGTGGAGATCTGGTCATGCATGTTTAGAAAGCTACCAAACAAGTACCTTTTCAAAAGGACAATCTGGATCCAACCATGTCACCATGATCATAATAATACAGTCATACAGACAATAAATGCTAAAACTTCGTACAATTAAGCGTATttcggaagaaaaaaaaaattgcaagcaaccaagcgaagagAAAATTATTCTTACAAAGCTCAATACGTAACAATAATTGTCATCACTCTGAGCACATATAACTATTTAtcacacatccctttttacttctttcatacttttttaattttcgaccgtcagatcggatgaattaaagaagatcaagggacataaattaacaaggggtgtgagagaagtaaaaaatggtgtgtggatagTACACCCCTTTATCCTTCTCAAACCCTTTTGAAGACAATCacttaaataaaatgaaatgtttCATTGATCAAGACAGATAGTTATAAATATTCTTCTCAAACGGAATTTCATTAGTATTCACTCTTGTTGAATGGACTCTTTTACATTTATACTCTATACATATGTATAAATAGGAAATCTTTAAGGGaatggattttcattttttttataaaaatggggattagttgttGTGAGGTCCACTATCACATCCCAGTTtcaactccgccgtagcacgatattgtctgctttggagcccaggccacgccctcacgactttgtttctgggaattcacacgagaactttctaggaggtcacccatcctaggattgctctcgctcgaattcgcttaacttcagagttctgatggaacccgtagctagtgagttcccaaaaggcctcgtgctataggagacgggcatgtacatataagacacatcaccccctctccgttggtcgatgcgggatgttacaatctacccccttacgggcccgacatcctcgttGGCACACTCGCACTACATGGCAAACTGGCTCTGATACTATTCTGTCACTTCCTAGtctcgactccgtcgtagcatgatattgtatTTTTTGGGCCACACTCGCACTACATGGCAGACTGGCTCTGATACTATTCTGTCACATCCAGTCtcgactccatcgtagcacgatattgtacTTTTTGGGCCCTGGCCACgccatcacggttttgtttctgggaactcacacgagaactttctagggggtcacccatcctaggattgctctcgctcgaactcgcttaactttggagttccaatggaacctgaagccagtgagttcccaaaaggccttgtgctataggaggtgggcatgtacatataaggtacATCACCTCCTCTACGTTGAtcgatgtaggatgttacatCCACACTACATCGAACTTTAACAATCCGaactgtctatttttcaagttgcatctcatagatcatccttgtaaAGTATTAGCCAAATgagaaatgtttaagacatctaattgggttcaaagaaattaacaaatacTTTGTTATGTAAGAGACAATGAAATtgttatcttgataattaaataggcaaatggtttcggattgaattgaatttttgtaaggatgatctatgaatcgagacttacaaaatagatggttcggatcgttgaagttcgatgtggagtgaaccccacacctaatccccattttttgaaaaaaaaataggaatccCTTTGCATTAAGGGTCTGTATAAATAAAAACAGGACTTTTATTCAAACGGATCCTCATTTTTGGGTAAAAGTGAAGACTAGTTGTGGATCCACTTCACATCGAGCTTCAATGACCTGaactgtctatttttcaagttgcactttATAGATTAtgcttgcaaaatattagccaaatcagaAATGTTTGAGGCGtctaattgagttaaaaaaaatgacGAACACTATGTTCTAAAAACACTAAAATGTCATCATGACAATCAAATGAGTAAATAGTTTCAGattgaattaattttttgtaagaatgatctatgaatgaagACTTAACAAATAGACAATTCGTATCATTTAAATTCGAAAAATATTAGGCCCCACAATTAGTTCtcttttttactaaaaataaggATCGCTTTAGATAAAGACTACAAATAAAAGTTACCTATCAATATCAAAGGTTGTTAAGAGCGTTAAGCAATCATAATGCCACAAAACTCTGCAAGACAGAGGGATAATCATAATCATAGGAGCGTCCATAAAAGGCTTTTTGGTGCTCAAGTCAATAATTAGTGTTTTAGATGGTATCAATTGAGTTCTAATGGTATTAGAGCTAGCTTTCATCAAGTGGATGAGAACACATAAATCACccggtgcatttttgctcaccactttATTTATCCTTGTtagataaatttaaattttaagacTTATGTCTATCCTCTACACAGATctcgaaatttaaacttatctaatgatgataaatacaaaaaatattccCTAAATCATCCTTAGTTAAAGTCTAATCTCAAACTTCAACTTTGCACAATAGTAGGTGGGTTTGAGATGCAAAATCTCCCCAACACAATGTCTTCTCAGAAGCATGTGACTTGTTTTTACAAAGTTCTTGTCATCTTTGTTGTTGGGAAAACATACTCATGCCACAAAAGTAATTAATTTATACCTATAAGGTAAAAAATAAGTGAGTCCATGGACTCCGTAAAGTCCTATATTTGATGGCACAATTGTGCTTACAATTGTTATTATAATTAGTGAATAAACTCAAATATTCCTCTATCTCTAAAAAAACTCTCAACTATATTTCAAGTAATTGTTATTATAATTAGTGAATAACTAAGCAAGAGAAACTCAAAGAGTCATTCTTTAGCTGCCAACCCCTATCTTTGCTATGAAATCGGTGGCAATCCCTCCACTTCCTTACCTTCTCTGTCTATTCTCTCTTGTGGTTTGCACCATGCTTTTCATGTGTTGGGGTCAAATTCAAGTGCTTTTACTTATTTTTCTATGGTTTTTACTTTCATCTTCTTGTGGGTCAGCAAGACATCAATCGATTTTTTGGCTTGATGTGTTGATGTTTCTCTTCATATTTGACATATGGTGGCTCATGTTTAGGTGATTTTGGGCAGGCCTACCTATTCTAGGTAAAGTTGTATGGTTATGGTCGTTCATGCTTAGTTTTGGTACGTGGTGCTGCATGGTAGCAAGGCGTTCTTGATCTAGGATTACTTTGTTGTTGGTCTTATAATGATTCCATAAATTCAATTGAGTTGTCTGTGTAATGTATTCTCGTTTTAGATGAGTTCGAGTTTTCACTACAGGCGAGTTTGAGTCCTCAAGTGCGCTCTCATTCTAGATCTATCGTGTTATGTCATTTTGTGGCTGATTAGAAGAAAAAGGTCTTACCATTTTGAAGTCGGTGAGCAACATTAATCTTCCCACAAATGGAGTAATTTCTACCTTACCTATAAggtaaagaaaaacataaattagACCTTGGACTCCATATATATAAAGCTGAACTTATTACTTACAGCGAACGCAGCAACAGTTTACTTTTCCTGCCCCAATGAACGGAACATGTTTCTCTTCATGCACGTAATTGTGacatcttttatatatatatatatatatatatatatatatatatatatatatgtaaatgtttgtttttataatttaacCCAGAAAGAGCAAAGGTTTGTGTGTTTTTAACCGTGTACGTGTAGTCGGTGGGTaagagcaaaacaaagaaaagtccGAGTTTGTAGACTTTCAAGACAACGAAATGTTGGAAGTGGTTGAGTTCTTGGTCGTCTAGTACAACAACCACTGGAAAGACGACCTGATCAATTAGGGTTATGGAGTTGTACGTACGTTGAACACATGCATGCACTCGTAATAAACTAATAGGATGTAGGTTCGAAAGTCTTCATTAAACCGGGGTTTATAATAAAGAAGAGTATCCTAGAATCATTTTCTCTGTCTAATTTCCTTGAGCCTTAATTAGCTCAAGTgttttataattatatatgtatatttttttgtttaatgaaTAAGTCAACCTTAATCATTTTCCACCAAGCCTATTCACTCTTGCTCAAGAGAGAAAATTACGTATTACCAAGCTTTTAAGATGAGAAAGAGAAACTTACATATTACCAATGTCATTACCCCAGTCTCTCAGCCTCTTTCTAAAAAAGAGTAGTGTAATAAACtatatcacaaaataaataaaattacaagagAAGAAATTGTCATATCACGTGACGAGAGAAAAATATAAAGAAGAATAGTGTAAATAGGTCATGTGAGACGATAGGTTGATAGAAAGAGGATGAACAATACAACAAACGATAGGTTGATAGAAAGAGGATGGACAATACAACACACCGCTACAAGGAAGTTATATATATTTGACCTTTTAACGAAACATTTTTagtattgtttatttttaataaaaagaatatttttactctaaaaagtcactcatagtattatttatttacaatacacttttattcatttgattaaaactcaaaatttttaaaccattttcattagttttgttttgaattattctaATGACTGATGCTTTGCACATTattaaatcataaaacaaaattgctTTGGGGCAGCCAGAAAGCCCATTCAAtagattgacaaaaaaaaaacaaaaaacgaaaaagaaaagcaTAATCCTTCAATCCAAAATCAACTCCGAGTTGAATTCGACCAAGGCATTGTAGCACAAAATTTCTAACCCgcaacaaaatcaaatttcatCATGAAAACCGCCACACCGAAATAGAATTACCAAATTGAAACCACCTTCACACAACCCTGCAAGAAGaaccaaaactaaaataattgaGAAAGAGATGGGGCTAAAGGGGACATCTAAAACACCATCGCTTTAGGCTAAGCTGCAGCACACTTAGCCTTGATATTTTGGGATGTCGGTCAGGCGAGGGGTGGTGTTTGGGCCCacaaatattggtttgggccgagtttagaattgttcttGGCCTAAAGGCCCTGCGTGGGAGTCGTCAGGAGGTTATCTGGCTCATGGGCCGCGTAGTCATGATTAGCCATATCCCATTAGGAATCCGGGGGATGTGGGTGAGTCCTATTACGGGAAGGAGTCTCGACAGGATAAGGATGTTGGAGTTTAAGACTGAATGTGGCCTAATCACAGGTTGAATTCAGAATCCTAGTAGGAGTAGGATTGACCGAGATAAGGTTAGATCGGGGAAATGAGTTCTAATCCGAGAATGATTATGATTCAGTACAAGTtggctactataaataaaggaggAAGAACATCGATAAGGCcccatccaattcaacacataacTGCCTTGCGCAAACCCTCGCTTTCGCGAAACCTTTCAACAaccttgatattttttttttccgccgACACACTTTCactttggataaacagcactgtgaaggcaaccggtgaacatcttcagtttggataaacagcactattgccgtagaatcagccgaccgtgaaacaccttcagtttggataaacagcactgcgacaTGGTcgattggttatctatccaagtctcggtcgagaacgattttcgaatccttattggcagaggtcatctcacgagtcttctcggcaaagtgaggtgttatgaATTACTAGGCTTGGCACATTGAACGCTgagttgtttatgattggttattcaCAAATACGTTTTAGAGTTTGGCATTCGGACTACTGAACTACTTTCACAATCAAGACgtacatttgttttgagtacttgtgcccTTATACTCTGATGTTGATTCGgagtgcttatactcttacgaatataattaCTGTGACCGAATCAGGGGGCCGACGATTTGTGAGCTTTgcagaactagtagccttgtcttcaggctctagaacctgcaggccgagacgtgttcatTCCTCGGctgcagtcgcaagatcaaggaGTCAACAACGCGATCAACGCAtgatcaacaaattttactcctcagccgagctcggccgacgagttggcatgctCGCATACAACTGAATgacatagttagcttattaattactcggcctgcgcgccatgtaggctt encodes the following:
- the LOC126613697 gene encoding probable LRR receptor-like serine/threonine-protein kinase At4g37250 — translated: MSSQSLHFFICFLLLLPVQSFGLDRDGLLLLSFKFSILRDPQSVLATWNSCDETPCSWRGVVCAPQPTNSSENYQRVVSLNLPNSQLLGSIPAKLGMIEHLQSLDLSNNSLNGSLPQSLFNATELRVLDLSYNLISGELPDTVSQLTNLQSLNLSDNALAGKLPTNLSSLHSLTSISLKDNYFSGGLPSGFESVQVLDLSSNLINGSLPSDFGGNSLSYFNVSHNGLSGKIPPEFSEKIPGNAKTDLSFNNLTGEVPETQVFLNQETGSFTGNPDLCGPPTKNPCPIPSSPSSSPNASSPNSPPAFAAIPRNPEASSPRSKNGHSQQSQTGLRPAAIVGIVAGDIAGIGILALVFLYIYRLKKKKSTKAEITATLKKEANTNSTPVVNDWSSSSSESKGFTRWSCLRKRGEDEDSSDTTASDSEEHQTEQNPQKGNESKRQQEQEQSKGGTLVTVDGAKELELETLLKASAYILGATGSSIMYKAVLEDGSSLAVRRIGEQSVDRFKDFENQIKLVAKLVHPNLVRIRGFYWGVDEKLIIYDFVPNGSLANARYRKVGSSPCHLPWEARLKIAKGVARGLAYLHEKKHVHGNLKPTNILLDTDMEPRIGDFGLERLLSGDTSYKIGSSIRNFGSKRSTASRDSFQDFALGPSPGPSPSPSSMGTSPYHCPESLRSLKPNPKWDVYSFGVILLELLTGKVVVMDEAVQGLGLGVDDSGRAFRMADMAIRGELEGKEEALLSCFKLGYNCASPVPQKRPPMKEALQVLEKFPSSASSSYYYAL